The Orcinus orca chromosome 1, mOrcOrc1.1, whole genome shotgun sequence DNA window AATCAAATCAGTAGGCATTGAGCACCTACATATGCAAGTCCCTGCAGACAGTAAAGTCCAGTGTCCCACCCACAGTTTTCAGGTTCCTAAGGAGTAAAAGCACAaggggggtcgggggtgggggggggcgtggTCAGGGAGTTTTGTGGGGCTGAGTACAGGGTGGGTGTCTGAACACCTAAGAGCAGTTATCTTCAAGGGGGCAAGCTCTGAGGCCCTGTCCCGCAGGGGAGCACGGTATTGAGGGGTGCAGGCACGGGGTGGAAGCAGCTCTCGCTCAGGTGTGGGGCAGCCGTGGCCTCAGCATCCGCCGCAGCAGTCGGAGCTCGAGGACCGGGACCTCTGGCTGCTGTCcgtgcagcagcagcagcagcggctgCCCACCAGGCGGCGCCTCAGGGGAAGGCAGCAGCAGCCGACGGAGCTGGAGCCGCAGCAGCCCGAGTCCCTGCAGCAGCCCGAGCCGCAGCAGGAGGAGGTGTCGGGCGCCGGGGTGGGACACGGACCCTTCGTGTCCTGCGAAGATCCCTTGGAAAAGTCTTTGCCGGTCTGCTGGGAGGACATCGTCACagagaacctggaagaaaagcaGCTTTTCACATGGGAGCACTGTTTCTTTCCAACACAGGGCTTTTGAGATTTGACTTTGTGAGCACGTGAGCCCGGCATAATGCAaggaaggaaaacacacacacacacacaaaacacacacacacacacacacaagaaagagGGGAAGCAAAGGAACAAACCCCAAACAAGTGTTCCAGTGAGTGAGTTCCACTGAGTTAAACCTGCATAGAGTGGCAAACAGTCTATGCAAAGAATCAATGGTTTTCCATTTTTCCTGACTAGAGTAAGGACCACCCAAGTTCACCACagtggaaaagaaagaggatatTGTGGTAATTTTTCTGTCTGATCCAGTCCAAAATCTCCTggctcttttcccctcccccatttcaCTGTGGCCATAAACCTTCAAATGGTATTCACCTATCATTAGCATTGCATCAACACTAGCTCAGttagaaaataccaaaatcacACATATGTCCGTCTGTCCTAACGACCCAGATCTAAAGAATCCACGAACACCAGAAGCATGTCTTGGTTATTCTTTCCTGCTTATGCCTCTCACTCCCCATGACCATAAGGAAAAATAGAGTGGTGCAGAGGATGGTAATACATCCCAGGTCAGGAAGTCAAAGACCTGGATTCCAGTCACATCTCTGCTACAGACTTGCTGTGTCACCTTGCAGAgtcacccccccaacccccaatctGGCTTCCATGTCCTCATGGCACCTGGAGAGGTCAGCTCACTTGAAGCTTAAGGCACTCTCCAGGGCCCTCTTTCTGTATCTACCTGCTGGCTGTGTtctgccttctcctcccctctgccttcAATTCTTCCCATACTCCTCCCCCAGGTTCCACTTGGAGACTTACTAGACCCTGGTTCCACTGGAAGACTCACTCAGCTTTCTAACTGGAATGCACCACCTGCTAGGCAATGGACTGAGGAGTGTCCAGCCAGAGAACCTTTTATAAGACTCCAGTTAGACGCTGGCTCTTGGGAGGGGCCCATTTCCCAATAGACATTGTCATCTGACGCTTACATCCCAGAGACATTCATCACTCAGGTAGCACCGTAGGTGGTGCACATGGGTATTCAAGTCACCTCACAGAGGTGCCAGGATTGCTGTAGCATGTTTACTTTCCAAACAGGACTCTGTTCATAGctgggggctgtgtgtgtgctAAGACAGGGCATTGGGGCTCAAGTGAAGAGAAGTCTGCCCCTTTCTTGGGACCTGTTCTCTTTGCCCTTTTCTACAgcgtacatgcacacacacacactgttcccCTGTTCACACATTCATCCCAGTGTAGTCATCTAGATGGTagtttgtattgggttggccaaaatgtgtgttcgggtttttctgtaacatcgtACAGAAAagcccaaacgaactttttggccaccccaatagTTCACTTGTTATCTTAGTTCACATCTCTCAGGATCTTGGTCCTTGGCTCCTCTGGGAAGGCCACAGTTTACGCCAAAAGCCTGCTGGGTTTCATCCAGATGCTTCCGGGTGGGATTGAGTGGAGATGATGGTGAGGATGTGCCTATGGGAATCTCAGTGGCAGTTTCTTTGTCACTGGAGACCGGAAGAAAACCCCAGGCAAAGTTATGGAATAATTAAGACCAGGAAAGCTGTGAGGGTAGTCAGGTTACCATACCCCCATACAGCCCTGGTGGGCCTAAAAGAAAAACTTGTGCAGGATGCTGGTCGAATTGCCAAATACCAAGTCAGCTTGTGAGACTCTCCACTCCTGACctcatcccaaactccttttGAAGATAGGTTCTCCCTGGGGCCACTGCCCAATGTGAAGAGAAAgaagcaagaaggaaggaagggagggagggagggagggagggagagagggagggagggagggagggagggagggagggaggaagggagggagggagggagggagagagagagggagggagggagggagggagggagggagggagagagggagggagggagggaggaagggagggagagagagagggagggagggagggaggaaggaaggaaggaagggagggagggagggagggagggagggagggaggaaggaaggaaggaaggaaggaagggagggagggagggagggagggagggagggagggagagagggagggagggagggagggagggagagagggagggagggagggagggagagagggagggagggagggagggagggagggagagagggagggagggagggagggagggagggagagagggagggagggagggagggagggagggagggagggaggaagggaggaagggaggaaggaagggaggaagggagggagggagggagggagggagggagggagggagggagagagggagggagggagagagggagggagggagggagggagagagggagggagggagggagggagggagggagagagggagggagggagggagggagagagggagggagggagggagggaggaaggaaggaagggagggagggagggagggagggagggagggaggaagggagggagggagggagggagggagggagggagggagggaggaaggaaggaaggaaggaagggagggagggagggagggagggagggaggaaggaagggagggagggagggagggagggagggaggaagggaggaaggaaggaaggaagggagggagggagggagggagggagggagggagggagggaggaaggaagggagggagggagggagggagggaggaagaaggaaagagagagggagggagggaggaaaggagacccTTCCAAAGGTCCAAAGTGCCCATGAAAAATTGTGCCTTTGGAATAACTAACTTTTAAGAATTGGGAAAGACTTTGGAGGTCAACTGCTTTCAGAACTGCTTCTTAATCAATGCAACAGCCCACAACCATGAATACGAGGTAAAAGTGAAATCCAAGACTAAGAATTCAAGAATTGATGGTGAGATATAGGTTTGGGAGTGAGTGAGCTGGGAGAGGCATGAGTGTGCACACAAGGAAAGGTAAGTCACAAAAAGATACCAGTTTCATTTAACATGGCTTTAGAGCCTGATTAACAGGTTGCATGTACCTAGGGCCACCTGTTGGTGCATACAGATGAGACATTTGAAAGGTGAGGTCGGtattagaaaagaggaagtaatGAAGTAACTACATGGAGACAGGATCTGCTCTGGGAGATGATTTGGGCAAGTACATGCTCATTATATGGCCTTGCTGTAGCCTCATATACTAACTTACTTTACCCATCACTGTTAACTCGTATCAAAGGAAGGTTTAATTGTTCATCTTGTACATAAAAGCCTGATTCAGAATTATCATTTCTAgattaagtcccctacatatgaacaagtgCTGTTCCAAGAGCATGtacataagtccaatttgttcgtatgtccaacaaagttagcctaggtacccaactaacacaatcggctatatagtactgtactgtaataggtttataatacttttcacacaaataatacataaaaaacaaaccaacacaaaaaataaagaacacatttttaatcttacagtatagtaccttgaaaaATACGATAGTACAGttcaacagctggcatacaggggctggcatcgagttaacaggcaagaagagttactgactagaggagggagaggagatgggagatggtagcgctgaaggatcgtcagcagtaggagatggagggcaggcTGCATGTGACAATGCACGCCAGAtgtgtgaactaacttacgtgatcgGACATGAGTAcacacattcacatctttgaaagttcacaacttgaaggttcgta harbors:
- the LOC117198533 gene encoding cysteine-rich C-terminal protein 1-like is translated as MSSQQTGKDFSKGSSQDTKGPCPTPAPDTSSCCGSGCCRDSGCCGSSSVGCCCLPLRRRLVGSRCCCCCTDSSQRSRSSSSDCCGGC